A genome region from Equus caballus isolate H_3958 breed thoroughbred chromosome 19, TB-T2T, whole genome shotgun sequence includes the following:
- the SEC62 gene encoding translocation protein SEC62, producing MAERRRHKKRIQEVGEPSKEEKAVAKYLRFNCPTKSTNMMGHRVDYFIASKAVDCLLDSKWAKAKKGEEALFTTRESVVDYCNRLLKKQFFHRALKVMKMKYDKDIKKEKEKGKAESGKEEDKKSKKENPKDEKTKKEKEKKKDGEKEESKKEETPGTPKKKETKKKFKLEPHDDQVFLDGNEVFVWIYDPVHFKTFVMGLILVIAVIAATLFPLWPAEMRVGVYYLSVGAGCFVASILLLAVARCILFLIIWLITGGRHHFWFLPNLTADVGFIDSFRPLYTHEYKGPKADLKKDEKSETKKQQKSDSEEKSDSEKKEDEEGKAGPGSQGTEGSGGERHSDTDSDRREDDRSQHSSGNGNDFEMITKEELEQQTDGDCEEEEEDDNDGETTQSSHEKS from the exons ATGGCGGAACGCAGGCGACATAAGAAGCGGATCCAG GAAGTTGGCGAACCATCTAAAGAAGAGAAGGCTGTAGCTAAATATCTTCGATTCAACTGTCCAACGAAGTCCACCAATATGATGGGTCACCGGGTTGATTATTTTATTG CTTCAAAAGCAGTGGATTGCCTTTTGGATTCAAAGTGGGCAAAGgccaagaaaggagaggaagcttTATTTACAACACGGGAGTCTGTGGTTGACTACTGTAACAG GCTTTTAAAGAAGCAGTTTTTTCACCGGGCACTGAAAGTAATGAAAATGAAGTAtgataaagacataaaaaaagaaaaagagaaaggaaaagctgaaagtggaaaagaagaagataaaaagagcaagaaagaaaatccaaaggaTGAAAAGacgaaaaaggaaaaagaaaaaaaaaaagatggtgaaAAGGAAGAATCCAAAAAG GAGGAAACTCCAGGAACTcccaaaaagaaggaaactaagaaaaaattCAAGCTTGAGCCACATGATGATCAAGTTTTTCTGGATGGAAATGAG gtatttgtgtggatctatgACCCAGTTCACTTCAAAACATTTGTCATGGGATTAATTCTTG TGATTGCAGTGATAGCAGCCACGCTCTTCCCTCTCTGGCCAGCGGAAATGAGAGTGGGGGTTTACTACCTGAGTGTGGGCGCAGGCTGCTTTGTAGCCAGCATTCTTCTCCTTGCTGTTG CTCGTTGCATTCTGTTTCTCATCATTTGGCTCATAACTGGAGGAAGGCACCACTTTTGGTTCTTGCCAAATCTGACTGCTGACGTGGGCTTCATTGACTCCTTCAGACCTCTGTACACACATGAATATAAAGGACCAAAAGCAGACttaaagaaagatgagaaatcTGAAACCAAAAAGCAGCAGAAGTCCGACAGTGAGGAAAAGTCAGACAGTGAGAAGAAGGAAGATGAGGAGGGAAAAGCAGGACCAGGAAGTCAGGGCACAGAAGGCTCGGGTGGAGAACGGCACTCAGACACAGACAGCGACAGGAGGGAAGACGACCGGTCCCAGCACAGTAGCGGAAATGGGAATGATTTTGAAATGATCACAAAAGAGGAACTGGAACAGCAGACAGATGGGGATtgtgaagaggaggaagaagacgaTAATGATGGAGAAACAACTCAATCTTCACATGAAAAATCATAA